CAGCACCGATGGCGGCAGCGGTCCAAGCAacgcgagctcctcgtggAACTTAGAACGCGTCTGGTCAATCGCCGTCTGGTTCGACAGTGTGTCGCAGAACTCGCTCCACGCCGTCGGCTTGCCGTCCTGGAGCCAGCTCAGGGTCTGGAACGCACCGAGGGGGAGCGTGAGCAGGTTTGCAAAGTCGTTCAGCGATGAGACGTTCTGCaggccaaagagcgccgtGAGTGCATTCGTCTGCGTCTCGTTCACCTCCTTCTGGTgcgagccgagcgcaggGTGCGGTGTAATGATACGGTCGATTGCCGCGACGGCTgtctgcagcgcctgcgagcactgcggctcggcgccgcgtgcgacgGCGTAAAAGTACTCGGGCAGATTCACTACCGCGGCGACCACAGCCGAGCTCGCAATCGCGCCGTGGATCTCGTTGGGGTACATTTCGCGCACGaaagcagcgcgcgcgcccgcgTACGAGCCGCCGTAGTAGATCACGCGCAGCTCTGCATCGTCCGGCACGCCCTGTAGCTtgagcttgcgcacgaACGCGGCCGagtcctcgagcgactggcgcgtgtcgagccagcggagctggtcgacgccCCAGTCTGTGCCCGGCCCCAGCTCGGTGCGGTTCGGGTGCGAGGTGCCGTAGTAgcgatgctcgagcacgatcCCTACGCCGCCTGTTGCCTTGGCGAGGATCTCGACGATGCCGTGATCGAGCACGttgaggcgctcgtcgatcgtCGTCTCGCCGCCATCGTACACAATCACCGGCACGATctcgcggccgtcgtcggtcttgttgcgcagcgacgcgccctcCTCGTACCACTGCATGGACAAGAAGTAGCGCTGCTCAAACGTCACGTTTGTCGTCCCATCAAAGTGGTCGAGCGGCTGCGTAACGCTCTTTTGAGTGTAGTTCGCCTTGGATTTGCGCGGCTGCGTGCTCGCCGGCATCTGCACAatgagcgcctcgcccggcgcctcgaccgacgcacgcagcgcgtcgaggtgcgcggtGATGCTTGCGTGGatctgcggcgcaccccgAATGCCCGGCGCCATCAGCAGGGCTTCCTGGCGGCGAATTTTGCGCTCGACATCGCTCGACGCAGCCACAGCGACGGCACACGCGAGCAGGCCCGCTCCCCAcccggcgacgcgcatgGTCCTTTATCCAATCGCCCTGCATGACCGCATTGTGCGCATCATGGAGGTGTGTACAGTAGCACGTGGCACGGCCCTTCCCCG
The Malassezia japonica chromosome 2, complete sequence genome window above contains:
- a CDS encoding uncharacterized protein (SECRETED:SignalP(1-19); MEROPS:MER0011259; COG:O; EggNog:ENOG503NV2A), which codes for MRVAGWGAGLLACAVAVAASSDVERKIRRQEALLMAPGIRGAPQIHASITAHLDALRASVEAPGEALIVQMPASTQPRKSKANYTQKSVTQPLDHFDGTTNVTFEQRYFLSMQWYEEGASLRNKTDDGREIVPVIVYDGGETTIDERLNVLDHGIVEILAKATGGVGIVLEHRYYGTSHPNRTELGPGTDWGVDQLRWLDTRQSLEDSAAFVRKLKLQGVPDDAELRVIYYGGSYAGARAAFVREMYPNEIHGAIASSAVVAAVVNLPEYFYAVARGAEPQCSQALQTAVAAIDRIITPHPALGSHQKEVNETQTNALTALFGLQNVSSLNDFANLLTLPLGAFQTLSWLQDGKPTAWSEFCDTLSNQTAIDQTRSKFHEELALLGPLPPSVLGYASYMRDEVGGHCRKGHCMTQDPEAFRNDHGRLSTNKAWQFQICNEYGYYQVAPPVANVSHIPPIPSGPKIVSWRIDEDFMSINCREGFTPGKHFTIPARPDVSVVNRIGNMGLHPSRLALIDGQYDPWRPMTLHSDEYAYGGNRDDTLDRPFKLIPNCWHHCDSDGLADPSKEPPRIQEIHKAQIAFVQHWLNA